The following are encoded in a window of Cydia amplana chromosome 20, ilCydAmpl1.1, whole genome shotgun sequence genomic DNA:
- the LOC134657711 gene encoding uncharacterized protein LOC134657711 has product MDVYLIHDNNEIDDVQKLHYLKGHLKGEAEQLLRHIPITNDTYVLDKVTRDLPSTAVSITSWPELELVTLADPEYHTSNKIDILLGAEVYARIIQDGIIKCPSGSLAAQNTTLGWILFGAVKSDQNTNIKVTTLHTHVEPVEELLKSFWEVEAEPSNKQKILSIEEQRCEDIFHSTTTRDEEGRYVVKLPFRDSEPACADGHSRDIALKRFHYLEKKMQNDERLKQEYKKVFDEYLELNHMKEIHDNKAKGCYIPYHAVIREDRQTTKFRAVFDASCKGTNGVSLNDDLMVGPRLQPELRHIIMRWRMYPICFIADIVKMYRQIKVDDEDSEFQRILWRETPEENIKEYKMLRVTFGTSSAPYLAVKSLIQVAKDEGQDFPLAAERVKHEFYMDDLMSGCESEEEAIEIYKQMNELLKRGGFELQKWASNSEAMLKQIQQGSLGKQDEKKIEVKLEATNKILGLTWSRTSDEFVYAVQLPPMSAPVTKRKVISDISKLYDPQGWIAPSIIKAKIFIQKLWLAGIGWDEELPQPLLQEWTKYREDLSDLTQFRLKRWVYYKADTKLVELHGFCDASNSAFAAVIYLRVIDARGEVHVSLITAKTRVSPIKQLSLPRLELSGAVLLAKLLIEVSGVLNIPKSNIHAWTDSEIVLAWLSSHPSRWKTFIGNRCSEILTVTDRNQWSHVKSEHNPADCASRGIRASELIGLELWLRGPSWLNEKVIQYSNPKELETNLEERKVKTHLTTSVGDHGEVDDIWAKFSSLTKLLRVIAYCRRFLCKEKPKHQYLLKKEIDDALIIMIKKCQLQAFFEEWKDIKQGKPVSKKSVLTTLNPQLDDSELLRVGGRLHYAELDEDQKHPIILPKQSLLTTPLIRNAHKVTLHGAPQLMINMILGEPLLAVPDHNYEHSPSHYKR; this is encoded by the exons ACTTCGAATAAGATAGATATCTTATTAGGGGCGGAGGTTTATGCTAGGATTATTCAAGATGGTATTATCAAATGTCCCTCGGGGTCTTTAGCGGCACAAAATACAACCCTGGGATGGATATTATTTGGAGCGGTCAAGTCGGATCAAAACACAAATATTAAGGTTACAACATTGCACACACATGTAGAGCCTGTAGAAGAATTGCTCAAGTCCTTTTGGGAGGTTGAAGCAGAGCCGTCCAACAAACAGAAGATTTTGTCAATCGAAGAGCAGCGGTGTGAAGATATCTTCCATTCAACCACCACACGAGATGAAGAGGGACGATATGTTGTCAAACTTCCATTTCGAGATAGTGAACCAGCCTGCGCAGATGGTCATTCGCGGGATATTGCATTGAAGAGATTCCACTATCTTGAGAAGAAGATGCAGAACGATGAGCGTCTGAAACAGGAATACAAGAAAGTATTTGATGAATACTTAGAGTTAAATCACATGAAGGAAATTCATGACAACAAAGCAAAGGGTTGTTACATACCATATCACGCTGTCATACgcgaagacagacagacaaccaaatTTCGGGCTGTCTTTGATGCGTCATGCAAAGGTACGAACGGCGTATCTTTAAACGACGATTTAATGGTAGGCCCTAGATTGCAACCAGAGTTGCGTCATATAATAATGCGTTGGCGTATGTACCCAATCTGCTTCATTGCAGATATAGTTAAAATGTACCGCCAAATAAAGGTTGATGACGAAGACTCAGAATTCCAGCGTATTTTGTGGCGTGAAACACCGGAAGAGAACATCAAAGAATATAAGATGCTTCGTGTTACATTTGGAACTTCTTCAGCTCCTTATCTGGCTGTAAAAAGCTTGATACAAGTGGCAAAAGATGAAGGGCAAGACTTCCCTCTAGCAGCTGAAAGAGTAAAACATGAATTTTATATGGATGATTTGATGTCGGGTTGCGAGAGCGAAGAAGAAGCAATCGAAATATACAAGCAAATGAATGAATTGCTAAAAAGGGGCGGTTTCGAATTGCAAAAATGGGCTAGCAACAGTGAAGCAATGTTGAAGCAAATACAACAAGGGAGTTTAGGAAAGCAAGATGAAAAGAAGATAGAAGTCAAATTAGAAGCTACTAACAAGATATTGGGACTTACCTGGAGTCGTACTTCCGATGAGTTTGTGTACGCAGTTCAGTTGCCTCCGATGTCTGCACCTGTAACAAAAAGAAAGGTTATCTCGGATATTTCAAAGTTGTATGATCCACAAGGCTGGATAGCACCGAGTATAATCAAAGCAAAGATTTTCATTCAGAAGTTATGGCTTGCGGGTATTGGCTGGGACGAAGAATTACCACAACCGCTATTGCAAGAATGGACAAAGTATAGGGAAGATCTTTCTGACCTGACACAATTTCGGTTGAAGCGCTGGGTATACTACAAAGCAGACACAAAGTTAGTGGAACTCCATGGCTTCTGTGATGCTTCAAATTCTGCATTTGCTGCAGTTATATACTTGCGAGTGATAGATGCAAGAGGAGAAGTTCACGTCAGTTTGATTACAGCAAAAACAAGAGTTTCCCCAATCAAACAACTTAGTCTTCCAAGATTGGAATTATCAGGTGCTGTTCTGCTAGCAAAGCTACTTATTGAAGTGTCGGGTGTTTTGAATATACCGAAATCAAATATACACGCGTGGACTGACTCTGAGATAGTGCTTGCGTGGTTGAGCAGTCATCCTAGTCGTTGGAAAACATTCATCGGGAATAGGTGTTCAGAGATACTGACGGTCACAGACCGTAACCAATGGTCACATGTCAAATCTGAACATAATCCAGCAGATTGTGCATCACGGGGCATTCGAGCCTCTGAATTAATTGGATTGGAGCTCTGGTTAAGAGGACCTTCTTGGTTGAATGAAAAGGTTATTCAATATTCTAATCCTAAGGAATTGGAGACCAATTTAGAAGAAAGAAAAgtaaaaactcacctcactactTCAGTAGGAGATCACGGCGAAGTTGACGACATCTGGGCGAAATTCTCATCGTTGACGAAACTGCTGAGAGTCATAGCATATTGCCGCAGATTCCTGTGTAAGGAGAAACCAAAACATCAGTACCTCCTAAAGAAAGAAATTGATGATGCGttgataataatgataaaaaagtgtcaacttCAAGCATTCTTTGAGGAGTGGAAGGATATTAAGCAAGGAAAACCAGTAAGCAAGAAAAGTGTACTTACCACTCTGAATCCACAGCTGGACGACTCGGAATTACTCCGAGTTGGTGGGCGGCTGCATTACGCTGAATTAGATGAAGACCAAAAGCATCCCATTATTTTACCAAAGCAATCGCTGTTGACGACTCCTCTTATACGAAATGCACACAAGGTTACACTGCACGGAGCGCCACAGCTAATGATAAACATGATTCTGGGTGAACCTTTATTAGCTGTTCCAGATCATAACTACGAACATTCGCCA TCACATTACAAGCGGTGA